Within Nitrospira sp. MA-1, the genomic segment AAGGTTGATATGAAGGGCATTATTGCCAAGATCGTGGAGTTATCAAATATCTCCCGGAAACAGGGTCTTTTGGCCCTGGAAGGGCAAATAAAGTCCTTGGCCGATCCATTAATGGCCAAAGGGGTGCAATTGGTGGTCGATGGGACAGAACCTCACAAAATAAAAGAAATTCTGGAAGTAGAAGTCGAAATGTTTGAAGAAGAATTTGGCACGACAAGCAAGGTGTATGAAGCATTTGGAGGATATGCGCCGTGTGTGGGTATTATTGGTGCCGTATTAGGGTTGATTCATGTGATGGAAAATCTGGCCGACCCTTCGGCATTGGGTGGTGGGATCGCGGTAGCATTTGTGGCCACGGTCTATGGGGTGGGAGCGGCCAACCTCTTGTTTCTCCCCATGGGCAGTAAAATCAAATTGAAAGCGAAGACCTTGATCATCGGAAAAATTATGGTGATAGAAGGCCTTGTGGCGGTGGCTCAAGGTGAGAATCCCAGAATGATTGAGGAGAAGTTGAGTGGATTTCTACCCTCGTCGGAGAAAAAGAAATAGAAAATTGAGGACCATTGGATTGTTGGTGAGAGGGAGCGTGTGAAAAAGAAACATGAGGAACATGAGAATCACGAACGATGGCTGGTCTCGTATGCGGATTTCATTACCTTGCTGTTTGCCTTTTTT encodes:
- a CDS encoding flagellar motor protein — translated: MDILSVLGIIVSLGAIVGGQHLEGGHLSSILQGTAFLIVMGGTLGAVMLQFPLPIFLKALSSASMVFGNVKVDMKGIIAKIVELSNISRKQGLLALEGQIKSLADPLMAKGVQLVVDGTEPHKIKEILEVEVEMFEEEFGTTSKVYEAFGGYAPCVGIIGAVLGLIHVMENLADPSALGGGIAVAFVATVYGVGAANLLFLPMGSKIKLKAKTLIIGKIMVIEGLVAVAQGENPRMIEEKLSGFLPSSEKKK